The genomic segment AAAAGGTCATCTGTGTATTCAAATGCAACATTCAACTAATGCTCTGTTGACGTACCATTAGAACAAGAATTGATTGAAGCATTACATAAAGTGATACGATTTCTTTAATGCTAGTGGTTTGATTTTCCTACAGGAAGAAGCATGTGTTTAGGGTGTGCCACAGTCCATGGACCCAGAACCCTTCATCCATAACCCATCCTTCCTGCTCCCCCTGTGCTCTGCTAGACTTCCGGGCCCAGCCCCAGAGCAACCCTGCAAGGAAGCTCACCGGTACAGATTTCCATAGTTCAAGTCAGAACTCTTATTCCGTCATTGAATTGAATTACTTTTTTTTTCTGATTCCTTAATTGAATTTAGAATGCGTGACACATTGAACTTGAGAGATAAGTGTATCATAGTATGGTTCTCAAAGTCAAACTATGTGTGTACCATCACATGCAGCCGGTGTCCAGGCCAGAAGACCTGCCACCCTACGTTCCCAGGGGACTGGAGTGGGGGGAGGGCCTGTTCGATCAGCAGGGGTATGTAGATATTACACATTCTATTTTTTTCTTGCTGCTGACACTGAACAATGTAACCGGTAATTTTGTGGATAGAGAAACTATATGATTCAGTAGGGGACAATTCAAAGTCAGTGTTAgtaacatcccactgggcacagatatcaaTTCAATGTTAATTTAactgaaatgacgtggaaacaatgtttattcaaccagtgtgtgccgcGTGGGATGACCATTACCCAGAGTACAGTAAAcatgtggctgctttgtgtgttgtgtctcagccctgtgtaGGAGGCATGATGTTCCTTGGCTCTCAGCCCCCCTGCACCTCCCTCCTCCAGCAGTACCGCACTGCAGCTAAACTACACAGCCACAACATGGTTATTACTGCTTAGGTACATGAAAGTCAAAGCGGTAGCTACTGCTGCACAGGCACATGACTGTCCAGGGACTACGGACATGAGACTGAAACCACCTTGGGCAAGCAGCAGAAACAGAGACCCACTCTAATCTTCATCTGTTTCATTAGATCTACTTAACAGAAGATCCTCTGTACTGTCAGCTTTGGCGTCTATTGGTTGcctgtttaaaaataaaatacaatgtaCATGGTTAAATAGTCACAAATGTCAATATTATTCAATTGGATAAAATAAAAtagtatttcttttttttttttaataggcAGGTTGCAAGTTgggatgttttttttctttccccCAGGTCAAAGAGGTGTAAGAAGTTCAAATGTATTATTCTCAATAAAAAGTCTAACTATAACCTGTCCTTTATCAAAAAGCATTCCATGTCATTTAAAAAGACAGTCAATTGACAAGCTCAAGAAGGTGCTTCTATATCTGCATGGCTTGTTGttaggggttttaggctgggtttctgtatagcactttgtgacatctgctgatgtaaaaagggctttataaatacatttgattaattgattgaaCCAAACCCAGACAAAAACACAGAGGATGGAACGGGGTCAAGGGGAAGCACCACAACAGTGTAAGTGGATCTAGAACTGTCAATCACTGTCAATCATCCAAATTCCATCTCCTGGTTTTTCTCACATAACAAAACAACAACTCCCCAATACTAACTCTAACCCCCCCTCTCAGGAACTTTAGTTTTGTTCTTTATTTTATCAAGTTACAAATTATACTAAAaacaaaatatgtattttatttattaatgTAATCTTTAAAACATAGGTTCCAGCCCTCCCCAATAGTAAAGCTGGACTCACACATTGTAGATAAAGAGCGGCTTCGCAGCAGGACTCCTAAATGAAGTGTCAACTCCCTTCATCCATGTCACGATTTTAAGCAAATCAACTTTCTCCAGTTTTCCCAAGTGATCTGTCTTATATTTCCTTCATATTTTCATTGACCACTGGCTCtatacactcactggactctacccacacacatactacactgacacgccaacacacacaccacacattgatgccacacactcacacacagacaagaGTTTCACACTCTTtgcatacactgctgctactctgtttatctatcctgattgcctagtcacttttacccctacctacatatacatattacctcgtacccctgcacattgagtCGGTACAGGTActctccttgtatatagccttgttattttaTTGTCACTGTTTCCTTCATTTTTCCCCTATTTTTTCCTACTTTTTAACTCCgtattgttgggaaagggcttgtaaataagcacagtaaagcctacacctgttgtattcggcgcatttgacaaatacaatttgatttgaaatgcacTTGATTCTATGAAGTTCAGTCAACACAGAGCCACAGATGATccacaaccaggaccaacccaaAACCCAGCACAGAGGTCCTCAGTGAATGTGGTCTGGACTCTGTGGAGGAGGGTCATTGTATCCGAGACGCTGTAGAAGGCCAGAGTCCCTGCCCTGCTGTCCAGATACACTCCTACTCTGGTGGAGCAGGGGACAGGGATATCAGTCCTATTCTTATTGTGCCAATAGGAACAACTCGAGTTGCGACACACCAAACTCCAGGACTGATCATTGGAACCAAAGCAACATTCCAATCCGCCCTTCCTGCTGATGCTTCTGTATGTGATGGCTACCTCACACTCCCCCCTCCTATCCACCTCACAGTAGCGGGTTCCAGACAGATCCTCTTTACACAACACCTGGTAGTGGTCTGTGAATCTGTCTGGGTGGTCAGAATAAGACAGAGCCTTGTCACTCCATGACACTTCTCTATTGCACTCAGACAGACGCAGGTGTTGATACGCCGAGTTGGGATCCAACGTGAGATGGCAGTAGTCTAAGAAAGTGAAAAaattaaatgaaggtgaaatatgcataaggtgtgtgtgtgtgtgtgtgtgtgtgtgtgtgtgtgtgtgtgtgtgtgtgtgtgtgtgtgtgtgtgtgtgtgtgtgtgtgtgtgtgtgtgtgtgtgtgtgtgtgtgtgtgtgtgtgtgtgtgtgtgtgtattacttaCTCTCCAAGAACTCCACTCTGGTCTTGGGCTCGTGATGGAAATGTACTTCAGCAGCATCCATTACTATATAGAGTAGGGAGGTATATTAATTAATTCATGTTTAATTAAGAAGCATTCAACACAAATATATACAAAATTAAACCAAGATTAAATATtcattcattgtgtgtgtgtattactcaCATTCTGGTCTTGGCCTGAGGTCACAGACTTCGGAGGCAGCCGTTACTATACAGGATAGGCAGACAAATGGATGTATTCATTTATAATCAAGAAGCATTTAACAGAAAGTTAACCAAATATTTTATCTTCACTATATCTGTAACACTTACCTTTTCCAGGTATCTGGACCATTTCCTCCTTCAATACATCCTCCAGTCGCTCCATCATTCCAGAGATGGAGCTCTTCACTTCCTCAAAGGAGAAGTGCTGGTTGGCAGTGATATAGGGTAAGAGCTCAGATGCAGGAGCCACACAAAGAGACTGGAAAGTCtacagcgggagagagagagagatgaaaatatGAAGAATTCTGGAGCtcagaggttatatgttgtgTAGAAGTAAGGAATCCTGGGTCATGCTTGATGGGCACAAACGGGGAACATATTATGACACAAAAATAAACATTCTTATTGAACAAGCTCGGGTAGTTTCGTGCCTAGCTCTGAACACCGCCCTGGCACTGTGGATAGAAAGACGTCACCTAAATTAATGTTATCCTCTGTTTGTGCGAGCTGCTCCAGATCCTTgtctctcctcttcagctcagcTATCTCCTGCTCCATTCGCACCAGGAGTCCTTCAGCCTGGCTTACTGACGCCCTCTGGTGGGCACTGATCTGCTCCTTCACCTCACCGCACCTTCTCTCATTGGAGCGGATCAGCTCAGCAAAGACCAGCTCACAGTGCTCCACTGCTGCCTGTGCTGAAAGCTGTTacgagagaagaagagagagaaggatggggggggggggcattttaACCAGCACATTCACTCTGCTCTCACCTAgacccatagagatagatagagcaCTCCTCTTTGCATCGGTGTCAATGTAGTGTCTGTGACAGCATAGGCAGTGCAATTGAGTCagtctccattttgaagtagtacaTTTTCTTCCTCACAATTGGCTAATCCCTCCTGATGACACAGTTGGACATGACTCCAACAAAGTCACCAGGAAGGATCAGCTAATGAAGTTAGAAGTCCCACCCAGTTAACTACATTAAAATAGTGCAAGCCCTTAACGGCGCTGCCCACACTAATTCGGCCTTctggccactagaggcctctatcattctctatgccTAGACCCCAGACAATCTGTCTGTTCCCTATAGTGTGTCCCAGTGGTATTTGGCTCCTCCCTGGTTTTAGTTCAGGAATAGTATGTAACTttctgcaaaataaatgtacatacTCTAAATGGTTAATAAATACTCACTGAAAGGGACATCGCCGCCTGTCTTATGTCCTgcatctccttccctctcacagaTTCTCAGCCCAACTTGCTGCCGTTTCTCCCCCAACTGCCCCCGTAGAGAATAACCATTTCAAATGATTACCAAAATTAAAACAGTTTTCATAATAGACCACGTTATGTTATTGAGTGGGGAAATAGTTATGGAACCACACTTGTCATATTGCAACAAAATTATTATGCTAAACTAATCACTTAGACTAATTTAACTGATAATATATAATACTGATAAATGAGAGCCTTCAAGACTAAAAGGTTACAATAGTTCAGAGTTCATGCCTCTGCAGTGTATGTAAATGAGTGACCTTTGACTTTTGAGGATACGGTCTGGGTGTTATCTGGCCCATCATGCTGTTTTCTGTAATCTACTCCATCCTTCGTTTGTTTTAAAGTGATTTTGTTGTGACAGCCTAGTTTGTCTAACATAGTTGGTTTTTGACTCTATCATCAGTCAATTTGAAAGCAGAATAGAGAATTTACAAATAAGAACCTAATTGTGGATTATGTGATACTGACCCCTGAGTGTATGTCACTGGAACAACTCAACTTTGGAGTTGGCTGGAATTTCCTGCTCTTCCAGTTCCTGGCAAAACAGTAAGCAATAACGAAGCTGATCTCTAAATATAAAACATTATAGATGGCAATATTATGTTCCAGATCCAAAGGCCTACCTGTTTCTCAGTCATCTCTGCATCTCAACAGCAGAATGTTTCAATTCAGAGCAGGTCTTGGGGTGAAGGTCTGTCGGCACTGGGGGCAGCTGTGAATTCTATTTTGGTCATCAAGAGACCAATATTCCTTGATACAGCCTTTGCAGTAGCTGTGTCCACAGGGAATAGTCACTGGATCCTTCAGTAGATCGAACAACTGATCGAGTCCATGGTCTCGACTATTCTGGTGCACACACCAACCAACTGAGTCCCAAGTGGTGAATGCTGAGGATTCGAAGAGAAGGGCTATCACGTGCGCTGCTGTTACGTTCGAAGTGTTTACACTTCCTGTTTGGGTTGGGTCGTGGGTAATCTCGGAAAACACAGATTTGTGTCCGCTTTGACGGAACATTGAGGGGGTTCGATTCATCCTGTCCGGGCGCCCGTGTAGGCGATGCCTTGACAAAATGACCGAGTGGTGGAGATTACTATTCAATTCGAGAATGGAACGCCTCCCTCCCCGCTTTCGCCCAATTACGTTACTGGTTCATACCCGGTGCTCCGCGTTTCAGCATAATCGAATCTGCCCATTGgtaacattgtagaataagaaaCCATGTCTATCTGCGACGTTCGTGGCTCTGTTAGATTGattgacccccccaaaaaatatccATGATTATGGACATTTTTAATAGACCAACAGGTAGTAATTTAGTATAGTTTACAACCAACTATGTTAACATCAAAACTATATTTTACAACTTCAGTTAGTTACTTCAGTTATAATATTAATTCATAACATACAGTAGATAATGTTACCCTTATCTTGTCTTCCACTTCTATGCGGATTCATTTTCTTCCTCAAAATCCTTCCTACAAATGGAATTCAAGTCATTACTGATCCTCCATTTTAGTTTTTAATCATTGTTTTTCCCCATCCTAGACAGCTTGGTCTGCTACCAAGAGCTTTCAGCAATTGTTGTTACtggaacacactcacacacagtggagaagtcAACACACAAAACAAGTATTTTATAAAAGCAGTGAATTGAGTCATCCAAGTCCACACAGAAGAGAAACTACACTATTGCCTCAATCAGCACAATGCTTTGTGATCGTCCACTTAGTCCCATATTTAATGTACAGCCTTTGATGTCCTGCTGTTGACGAAGTCTGCTTTTCTAGATCCAGCCTACCAAATGATGAGAGGAAAAGCAACACAGATTCATTAAAAACCATTGTCACCACACAAAATGTTTCTTATCCTTTGAGGTTCTACTGTGTATGGGGCCTTATCTTCCTATAGGCCCTGTGGAGCTCTGAGTGGCTCCACATGCTGTGTAGTAGGATGCAGGCTGCCTGGCCAGCCCTGGGTGGACCAAACCTAAAGGGACACAAGGTTACGGTCATTGGACATAAAATGAACAGCATAAAGCAAGGAGAAGAGGTTTAACAGATTCAAATAAATTCCCTCCAATCCAACTCATAATGTTCAGGAATAACACAGTGCATTTTAAGGCCATCTGCAGTCTTTGCATAGCATCAACCAACAGTGCCACATCGACTGTGCATTCGGGCATCAGATTACTACGTGCAGTATATCATGATGTGGTTAGTGGACATGTTAAATCCAGGCAATGTAGTCAGCCTGGAAGGCAGCCGTGGTCTTCAGAAGCTACCCACTGACCCGTTGTCCTTTGCGCTGATGTTGATGATCTTGGGCAGCGCCCCGTGGTTGACGATGGCCCTGACGTGCTGCATCTCATCCTGGCTCAGGTTGATGAGGATGTGGCACAGGGACACAGTCACCTCTGTAGGCAGGTCTGCGCTCGTGTCGGAGTTGGATAACATGACCACCAGCTGTGGCAACAACTGTTTGACTACAGAGAGAGTGGAAAGCTTCGTGAGTGATTGATTTTCTACAGCAGCAGGTTTATGCTGCTGTGCTTTTACATACACTTACAAGTCCAAAGACAAATACTTTGTGGGACTTATGTAGGACTAAAACAATGCAGTTGATGAGTCAATTCACAGCTCACCAATGTCAGCGTGAAGCTCTCTGTAGCGTGAGATGTTACATAGCAGTGACACAGCAGTCTTCTTAACAACCATCCCTCCTTCCTGGAGCATCTTCATGGCCTGGAGTAGACCATTCTCCCGCTGTACTATGGTGTGGGTGATGGCCTGGGATACCTGCCCAAACAGAGCCATGAGCCCAACATCACCAACTGACAGTCCATATAGTAATGCATAATATAGTAGTCACATCAATTTAATACTTACTATACAGTCAAGTCATGGCAACATAATAGATGTGTGGCTGTATTGTAGTTATTCCAAATCAAACCCATGGGCAAATCAATTCCACACTCCCAGAAGTGTACATAGCCCATAGAAATAGGATCAAAGATCTGTGATATAGCCTTACCAGGCCGTTCCCAGCTGTGATGTTCTGTAGGGCTCCGATGGCAGCCTCCTGGGTGTAGGGACAGATGCTGTGTGCCATGATTGACAGGTACATGCGCACTGTGATGGCGCTCCACAGCCACTATCCCACAGGGACTACCCTTCTCCTCCAGCAGAGCGCACTTTGGTTCAAGACGCTATAGGACCAAAACAACCAAAAAACTTTGAATTAAAGGGCTTCCTGTTAACTCCCAGATACCAGGTTTCACATTCATTTTCAATGAACGTGTATAAGGcttttaataaatacatttgtcaAAGAAAACCGGGCTTAAAGAGTTAGTTCAAAACATATGCTTTACCACTTACCAAGGCGGATTATCCATAACATAGGAATTGCTCATTTTCTTTAGTGGTAATAACTTATTTATAACCAGATATAAACAGTGCATGTCAAGTACATAAGGGCCACAAAGATGATAACAGCCACGACATAGAGGTCATGGGAGCCTACCTGGGTGATTTTGGCACTGCGGGAGCCGAAACAGCCGGGGGTTTTGGTCTTTGGAGCCAGGTGGAGTCGAGACTCATGGAGGTCGCTGGCATACTTCTGTGGAAGCTCCACCTGGTAGGAGAGATTGTGTAGGATGCACACACAGTTCTCTGTGGACTGTGGGAGGAAAGAAGTGGTTCTGTTCAGGGGACTATGATTTTAAGATCAAACATTCTGCAAATGTCTGTTGCACAAAAATTAAATTGGAGAACAGAGCTGGTTCATGATGTTCTCAATATTTAACACTAAAAGGAGAGATTAATAAGTTGTTTTAGAGACATAAATTAATAAAATATAGGCAAAAACAGTCTTATTTAATTTCCCTGTGTCAATATTTATTCCACCTACAAATGTTCAGTAATGCTTGTACGAAAATAAACAAGTGAACACTTTGCACAAAAGCTTAGTAAATGTTAGTCCTTCACATGCAGTACCTTGTCATCAGGCTTGTAGTCAGCTATGGTCCCGCGGATGTAGTACACCAGGGAGTCAATAAGGTTCTCACACTGCCGCATGGCTTTTCCCCCTTCTGGACCAGTCGAGCTTATGTTTCTGACAACAACAATGACAGGTTGTCATTATCGCCACGAGGCAACAACAAAAGCATTCTTTACCTTCCAGACATTGGCCAAACTGGCTAAACATCTATCCTAGCTGTTGGCCGGATGAGCCAAATGTTTATGTAACGGAGAGATTATTTGGAGTACTTTAAAAAGGTTTTCTGTTGTCTGCAGTTAAAGCCATTAGAATACGTCATTGTAATAAAACGTCTCTATGCGTTGAGAGATAGCAACATGCATTTCAAGCACAAAGGAAACGTAAGAAAAAGAGTAACAAGAGTTCATCTTTCACTTTAATTTCAACCACTTGTAAATGAGTCAACTGTTCCACTTCCTTTTAGATGAAGTCAGCACGTAGAGAAAACAAACATGACAGTTGCCTCAATACATGTGACCAAATGGTCATTATTTATTCCTAAAAATTCTGCAGTGTTTTTGTTAACGTCAAGCCAAATACAGTAACATTAGTGATGACCCAAGGTTATGGCTGTGagttggagtgttggagcgttggactagtaaccggaaggttgcaagttcaaacccccgagctgacaaggtacaaatctgtcgttctgcccctgaacgttaacccactgttcctaggctgtcattgaaaataagaatttgttcttaatgacttgcctagttaaataaaaaaagtttttGTTTTAAATCATGCCAAAGACTGAGGAATTCCTCAGTGTTACACAAGTCAATGGTTGCCAGGGCTTGATAGCACCAGCCAAAATGGATTCAGAGGTTTCAACTCTACTAGAGCCACTAAGAGGGAGAGGGCTCCATTAATAATTTAGTCCCGGACTGTTTTCAGTTGTATCAGTTGCTAGGCAAAAGCAAAACACTCCTTgttgtaccatgttgtgtttgTCAGGTGGTATACTTGTGCCAAAATAAAATCAATGGCAGTTGGTTCAACAGGAACACAAGGTATGCAGGATATTGTTTCCAGAGCATTGGTGCTCCATCGAGGTGATGCTGCCAAGGCAGAAGTCCTCATGCCTGTTTTGCCAGGTAGAAAGGAGTAACAGGATGACGATGGCCTTGGAGGAACCTCACAGTTCTCACTCATGGCGAGGAGGCTGTCAGAGATAAATATAATCATCTTCACAAAGCCTTGTGAGATGTAACACTGTGGTGAGAGATGGATTGGACATGAACCACCTGGGTCACCGTATAATAATCAGCGccttaagtattcacaccccttgactcttcccacattttgttgagttTGAATTCATTTTAAATTTAGTCTATTGAGattgtcactgatctacacacaataccctgtaatgttaaagtggaattatgtttttagcaatgtttataaatgaattcaaaatgaaaagctgaaatgtcttgagtcaataagtattcaaccctttaacggcaagcctaaataagttcaagagtaCAATGTGCTTAAGTCACATAATAAAGtagcatggactcactgtgtgcaataatattgattaacatgattttttgaatgactacaccttctctgtaccccacacatacaactaTCTGTATGGTCCCGCAGTTGAACAGAGAATTTCAAAGATTGAACGAAAAAGACCAGGAAAGTTGCTTTTTGTTGCCAATGCCTCGCgaagagcacctattggtagatgggtaaaaaaagacattgaatatcactttgagcatgttgaagttattaattacactatggatggttcttgagtggcctagttacagttttgacttaaatcagcttgaaaatctatggcgagactagaaaatggctgtctagcaatcatcaacaaccaatttgacagagcttgaagattttTTTTCCATTAATAAGtaggcaaatattgtacaatgcaggtgtgcaaagctcttaagagATTTACAgacaccttccggagacacctgaaaccccacctctttaaggaatacctaggataggatgagtaatccttctcacccccctttaagatttagatgcactattgtaaagtggctgttccactggatgtcataaggtgaatgcaccaatttgtaagtcgctctggataagagcgtctgctaaatgacttaaatgtaaatgtaaatgtaatttgattgtctcagatttacatttactatgttacatatAGCCTGAGACCAGGCTGCTCTATTGAAGAAAATGAGCAGAATTGCATTAAATGAGTTATacaattgcaaaatcttctctctggcccatggcaaaatgtgtagaattgcaggaaatgaattCAAACTTCAATTTTCTCTTTGCTGTCAAGAGGGGGGGCTGATAAAATGTTTTGCTTGCAAGGTGGGGGGGAGGGGCAACTTCACATAAGACCCCCAAAATGCTAGAGCCGGCACTGACTGCACTTGTAGGTTAACAAACCAGCGAGccactgcggcccctcatgaGTGCCaaatgtattcattctgttttTTGTGACGGCCCCACCCCCATCAACATTGCCCATCCCTGTTgtagatcagtggttcccaacctttttcggTCAGtataccaccaactgaattttgctGTGCCCGAAGTACCCCTGAAATACCCCCTCATGCATTTTAACAGTAGGCCTATGGTTTCTGTGTAttctcaagtaccccctgtggataggccaagtacctcCAGGGCTCCTAGTACCCCTgattgggaaccactgttgtaaATTATGCAACATTTCTGGATGAGGTATTTTTTTTGCCATTGTTTCCATTTATTATCCAATCATTTCTGATATGCAACACCTGTATCACACCTGTCAATTACTAATACCATTTGAATCTCACAAAGTCACACTTTATGATTTCTATACCAAAGTTGGGTAGTTCTGTGTCATAATCAAGCAAAAGTTTTGTTTATGCCTGAAGAGCAAGCAGGCAGGCATGTACCCGAAAAGGAATGTAATGCTCCTGAGCATGTgatgtgtctgttgtgtgtcAAGTTGGGTACTGTGACAAATATCAAGAATATTAGTGCAAATGGATAAAACAAGTATTTTATTAAACTAATGCACATTAGTAGTAACAAGTGTTAGAGGCAAGACCATTCACCTCACTGTGTAATGGCTCTCTACATTTTCATTAAAGGAGGTGTTCCCAGTGCAGTATGGTACTAAGTATGACACAGCACTGCAGATTCTGGTGTGGGAGTTCTTCTCCAGGCTGGAAGAGTTGCTGACAGGGCCCAGTTTTACACAGGTTCTGATATGACTGCATCTTCATCCTATCAATTCAAATGTGAAAAATGTTGCGTTTACAGTTATGAATGAATGAACCCCCTTTAATAAATGAATCAAT from the Oncorhynchus keta strain PuntledgeMale-10-30-2019 chromosome 33, Oket_V2, whole genome shotgun sequence genome contains:
- the LOC127914573 gene encoding LOW QUALITY PROTEIN: plakophilin-2-like (The sequence of the model RefSeq protein was modified relative to this genomic sequence to represent the inferred CDS: inserted 2 bases in 1 codon); this encodes MTNISSTGPEGGKAMRQCENLIDSLVYYIRGTIADYKPDDKSTENCVCILHNLSYQVELPQKYASDLHESRLHLAPKTKTPGCFGSRSAKITQRLEPKCALLEEKGSPCGIXWLWSAITVRMYLSIMAHSICPYTQEAAIGALQNITAGNGLVSQAITHTIVQRENGLLQAMKMLQEGGMVVKKTAVSLLCNISRYRELHADIVKQLLPQLVVMLSNSDTSADLPTEVTVSLCHILINLSQDEMQHVRAIVNHGALPKIINISAKDNGFGPPRAGQAACILLHSMWSHSELHRAYRKIRPHTQKADFVNSRTSKAVH
- the LOC118366408 gene encoding tripartite motif-containing protein 16-like, which encodes MMERLEDVLKEEMVQIPGKVTAASEVCDLRPRPELMDAAEVHFHHEPKTRVEFLENYCHLTLDPNSAYQHLRLSECNREVSWSDKALSYSDHPDRFTDHYQVLCKEDLSGTRYCEVDRRGECEVAITYRSISRKGGLECCFGSNDQSWSLVCRNSSCSYWHNKNRTDIPVPCSTRVGVYLDSRAGTLAFYSVSDTMTLLHRVQTTFTEDLCAGFWVGPGCGSSVALC